CGTGGACCCGCTGCGCCTCGTCCGAGCTGTCGGACGTGGGCATCAAGTTCACCACCATTAACATGCCGCTGGTACGCACGCCCATGATTGCGCCGACCAAGATCTACCAGAACGTGCCGACCCTGGCGCCGGAAGAAGCGGCCGACATGATCGCCGAAGCCGTGGTCTACAAGCCGGTGCGCATTGCCACCCGCGTGGGCGTGTTCGGCCAGGTACTGCATGCCCTGATGCCGCGCGTGGCGCAGATCGTGCTCAACACGACCTTCCGCATGTTCCCGGATTCGGATGCAGCCAAGGGCGGCGACAAGAAGGCGCCGCAACTGAGTTCCGAACAGATCGCCATGCAGCAGCTGCTGCGCGGGGTGCACTTCTAGGCCGGCTTGCCGGCATATCCAGCGCCGCCTGCGGGCGGCGTTTTGCATTGCCTTGCCGATGCCGGTGTGCTTAGTTGCAGCTCACGTTCCACGGATCGTAAGCCAGGCCGGAACGCCGTACCCATACCGTGGCACTGGTATGGCGGTCGCTGCGAAAGATCAGCTCCGCCATCTCCTCGCCGCCCGATACGGGAGCCCCCACATCGATCGCATGCAGCCGGAACGGCAAGGAGCGCTGCACCGCGCACGAGGTATTGCCGGCAAAGAGCAGGCGTGCGCGTTTCAGCACGGCCGGGGCATGCGCTGCCAGCGCCGTGACATCGGTGTCCGGCATGCTCTGCAGGATCAGGATATGCTGCGGCGGCGCTGCGGCGCAGGCCACCGGGTGGAACCAGGCCAGCCCGATGGGCCGTTCCATGGCCCATTCGCTGCCAAAGACAAAGCGCATGCGCTCCATGCGGCACAGGCCACGCGCTGCGCGCCGCGCTTGGGCGTCGACCCGGGCCGTCAGGCGCCAGGGCTGGCCCGGTCCCCCGCGCTCGATCGTGAAGACCGGGCCTGGGGCTTTGGCGCCGGGAAAGCGGGAGCGGTAGAAATCAGCAAACGCGGCCCGCTCTGCGTCCGTGGCGGCGCGGGTCTCGAGCGCGCACGCCGGCAGCGCAAGCGCGTACAGGAAAGCTGCCAGCGTCATCATGCGTACCATCTTCGTCCCCCTTTGCGTAGAGACGAGCATGATACAGAAAAGCCGGGGCCGGCGGGGCATGGCGCCCTGCCGGCCTGCGTTGGCGTTATGCGATTTCGTCAGTTCGATTTGCCGGCGCCCTTGCCGGTGGATGCATGCGCAGGCTGGCCCTGCACGTTGCCCTGGAATGAAGCGTGCTGGCCGTCGAACTGCCCATCGACCTGGACACTGGCGCTGCTGCTCTGCATATTGCCGTGGGCATGGGCGCCGTTGCCGCGCTGGTGTTCGAACGGATCGCGGAAGTTCTTCATCGATTCCTGCTGCTCGCGCAGCGACCTGTCCTTTTCTTCCGACGCCGTGCGGGCGACCTGGTCGGCCAGCTCACGCGCGGTGCGGCCCGTTTCCTGCACATGCTGCTCCGTCACGCGCGCCAGTTCAACCTGGGTGTCGGCCACGGCGCGCGACATGTGCTGCTGGTAAGCGCGCAGCTTGTCGGTTGCCGGCTGGGCGCGGGCGGCGGTGACGGCGATGGCGTCGGTCGGGCTTTGCATGGTCAGCAGCTGGTGGCTGGCAATCGTGCTCTCTTCAAGCATGGTCTGGCCCAGCTGCATATTGAGCTCGCACAGGTGCTGGAACGAGCGTGACAAGGACTTGGAAAAGTCGTTGAAGAACGAGACCTGGGCGTCCAGGTGGGTGCGAACGGCAGGCGTAACAGATGGCGAAAATGGATACATGATTGACCTCTATAGTGTGCGTTGCAATGGGCGGACCAGTCCGGCGTACCGGGCCGCGCCTGGAATGGGGTCTGACTGCCGGGATATTGCGGTCTTGTTCATTTACCGCAGCTGTAGATTAGGATGCCGTCATGACAGCCGCGTGACCGAAATACGCATCGGAAACAGATCGGCAAAAGAGGGGAAACAGGCGGCTATGTCCGGGGTGTGGCCGCCCGCGCCAGGAAGGTGGCAGCCGCCTCCCCCGCCACCGGCCGGCTGTACAGATAGCCCTGGATGTCGTCGCAGTGTTCGTCGCGCAGCAGCGCGAGCTGTTCCTGGGTTTCCACGCCCTCGGCCACCACTGTCAAGCCCAGGCCGTGGGCCAGGCCGATGGTGGCGCGGGCAATGGCAAGGCTCTTGACGTCGTCGGTGATGTGGCGCACCAGGCACTGGTCGATCTTGATCTTGTCGAGCGCAAAGCGGCTCAGGTAACTGAGGGAAGAATAGCCGGTGCCAAAGTCGTCCAGCGCCACCGTGATGCCCATGGCGCGCAGCTGGTCGATCTGGCGCATGGCGGTATCGGCTTCGCTCATGAGCACACTTTCGGTCAGCTCGATGCCCAATGCCGACGGTTCCAGGCCATTGACGGCCAGCGCATCGGCAATCAGGGCCGGCACGTTGCCCAGCATGATCTGGTGGCCGGACACGTTCACCGCAATCGGTACCGGCGCCAGGCCGGCATCGCGCCAGGCGCGGGACTGGGCGCAGGCGGTGCGGATCACCCATTCGCCAATCTGCACAATCAGGCCGGTATCCTCGGCCAGGGGGATGAATTCGGCCGGCGATACATTGCCCAAGGTTTCATTGTTCCAGCGGATCAGCGCTTCCATGCCGCACAGGTGCCCGCTCGCCAGGTCCATCTGCGGCTGGTAATGCAGCGCCAGCTCGCCCCTGGCCTGGGCCCCACGCAGGCGGTGCTCCAGCGACATCCAGTGCAGGGCGCGGATGTTCATCTGGCCGGTGTAGTAGCGAAAGCTGTTGCGCCCACTTTCCTTCACATGGGCCAGCGCGGTATCGGCGTTCTTGATCAGGTCCACCGGCGTGGTGCCATCGCCCGGATAGAGGGCGATGCCGATGCTGGCGGTGACGGTCAGTTCATGCCCCAGCGCGTGCACCGGCTGGGCCACCAGTTCCAGCAGCTGCTGGGCACAGGCGTTGACATCGTCCAGGTCATCGAGGTGGGTCATCAGCAGCACGAATTCATCGCTGCCAAGGCGCGCCAGCGTGTCCCCGGGCTCGATGCGGGTGCGCAGGCGTTCGCCGATTTCGCGCAGCAGCAGGTCGCCCGCATCGTGGCCAATGCCTTCATTGATGCGCTTTAAGCGGTCCACGTTCATCAGCAGCACGGCCAGCTGGCGCTGCTCGGGCCCGGCGCCGTCAATGGCCTGCTGCAGGCGGTCATTGAGCAGCGAACGGTTGGGCAGGCGCGTGAGCGGGTCGTGGTTATTCATGAACTGCAGCTGCTCGGTGGCGCTGCGAATGGCGGACAGGTCGCTAAACACGCCCACATAACCTTCCACCTCGCCCCGTTCGCTGCTGATCGCGCTCATATTGAGCCATTGGGGGAACAGCTGGCCGTTCTTGCGGCGGCTGCGGATCTCGCCGCGCCACTGGCCCTGGTTCTGCAGGCTGTGCCAGAGCGTGCCGGCCAGGGCGCTGTTGTCCACGTCCGCGTGCAGCATCAGCGCCGACTGGCCCAGCACCTCGGCCTCGGTGTAGCCCATGATGCGTTCAAACGCGGCGTTCACCGCCACGATCATGTTGGCCGCATCGGTGACCACGATGCCGTCGCCAGTGTGCTCGAACACGCGCGCCGACAGGCGCAGCTTGTCCTGCGCCAGACGCTGCTCGGTGATGTCCTGCAGGGTGCCCAGCAGTGCAGTGGGCCGCCCGTCCGCGCCTTTGACCAGCGAGGCACGGGAATGGAAATAGCGGATCGGCCCCAGTGCCGGGTTCGAGCGCAGCTCCTGCGACCATTCTTGCACCGTGGGGTCGCCGTGATAAATCTCCGGAACATCATCGGGATGCAGCATGGCGTTGAACTGCGCCATCGATGGTGGCGTAGCGGCTGGCTCGAGCCCCATGACGCGATACATTTCTTCGGACCAGTACTCTCTACCCGTATCGTATTCCAGGCGCCAGCTGCCAATCTTGGCCAGGCGCTGGGCAGCGCGCAGCTCACGGCCACTTTCCTCCAGGGCCTGGTTGAGGGCGTGGCGCGCCTTGAGTTCCTTGAAGGTCAGCCGGCTTAGCCACAACACAAGCAGCAGGAAACCCAGCGATACCGCGACGTACGCAATCGAGGCGCGGCGCCAGGAAGCGAGCGTCTCGTCGGTGCTCACGCCAAGCACCAGCACCAGCGGCTGGCGCTCCACGTGGCGGAAATGGAACTGGCGCTCGATGCCGTCAATCGTGCTGCGCGCCAGATAACTGCCTTCGCTGCGCGCCGCGCTCTCCGCGATCAGGCGCGTCAGCGGCGCCGGCCTGGTGTCGGTACCGGCTTCGGGCACGCGCAGCATCAGCACACCGTCCTTGCGCGCCAGGGTGACCACGCCGTCGCGTCCAAGCTTGATCGCCTCATAAAATTTGCGCAGCGCCTGGGGCTCGAGCGCCGCCACCGCCACGCCGCCAAAGCTGCCGTCGGGGCGATTGATGCGCCGGCTCAGGGCGATGGTGGACACCCCATGCTTGCTCACGAAGGGCTGGTCAATGTACAGCCCCGCGTCGGCGGCGCGATGGGCCTGGAAATAGGCGCGCTCGGCGAGATTGTATGCGCCGGGCAGGCGCTCGCTGTCATGGATCATGTTGCCGTCGGCGTCGAGCACGAACAGCGCGCGCACGAACGGCAGGCTGGCCAGGTGATCACGCAAGGTGCCATCGACATCGGCATTGCTGCCTTGCGCGGCCAGGGCCGCGCGCTCGGCCGAGCGCAGCGCCAGGTCCGCCGCGTCGAGCGTGGCACTGGTCTGCTTTTCGAGCACGCGCACCATCGCGGTGGCGCTGCGAGCGGCGCTCTTGAGCGCGTCGGAACGGGACTGCAGCAGCTGGAACGCCAGGTTGCCGAGAATGGCCGCCGAACACAGCAGCGAAAACGCAATGACGGGGGAACCTGCCGCAACGCGCAGCCGTGACGCAAACCTCTTGATCGCCCCCGGCAAAGCGCCCACCCTACTGGATCAGGTTGCGGCCGGTGCCAAGGCTGTTCCCGTCGCCGTGCAGCTGGCTGTGCAGGCGAAAGCCCTCGCGGATATTTTCACGCAGTACCGCGCCTTTCCACGGCTTGGTATAGAAGCGGTCGATCGCGCCATGGTTGATGGCGGCCATGATGGGCGCCAGGTCGGCATAGGCCGACAACATGATGCGGAAGGTATCCGGGCACAGGTTCTTGACCCGTTCCATGAATTCGGTCCCGCTCATGGTGGGCATGCACTGGTCGCACAGGATCACATGGACCTTGTTGCGGGCCAGGATATCGAAGCCTTCGGCTGCCGTCTGCGCGGTCAGGATGCGGTAGCCGTCCTGCGACAGGAAGTCGGTCAGCACGTCGAGCATAAAGGCGTCGTCGTCCACGATCAGGAGCGTCTGCTGCGCCAGCGAGGACTCGTCCACGGGCGCCGCCAGCGCCTTGCCATCGCCCAGCATGGCCACGAAATCGTCTTCCGACACCGGCTTGCTGAAGTAGTAGCCCTGCATCTCGTCGCAGCCGTGGCGGCGCAGGTACGCGAGCTGCGCATCGCGCTCGACGCCTTCCGCGATCACCTGCAGCTTCAGGCTGTGCGCCATGTTGATGATGGCCAGTACAATGGCCGCGTCGTCGGGATTGCTGGTCACTTCGCGCACAAAGGCGATGTCGATCTTCAGCTTGTCGATCGGGAAGCGCTTGAGATAGGCCAGACTGGAGTAGCCGGTGCCGAAATCGTCGATCGAAATCTTGATGCCGAGCGCCTTCAGGTTGCGCAGCACGGCGATGGTGTCTTCGGCATTGGACATGAGCGAGCTTTCGGTCAGCTCCAGTTCCAGCAGCTCGGGGGCGATCTCGTGGACCTTGAGCGCCCGCAGCACTTCTTCTTCCAGCCCGCCCAGGAAAAACTGGACCCCCGAGACGTTGACCGACAGGTGCACCGGGCCGACCTTGGACTTGCCCCATTTGCTGATCAGGCGGCACGCTTCATTGAGCACCCAGGTGCCGACCGGGACAATCAGGCCGGTCTCTTCGAGCACCGGGATGAACAGCGCCGGCGACACCATGCCGTGCCCGGGCCGCTGCCAGCGGATCAGCGCTTCGGCGCCGCTGATGCGCCCCGACCCGATGTGCACCTTTGGCTGCAGGTAGAGCACGAATTCCTTGTTGTCGATGGCGCGGCGCAGCGCATTTTCCAGGTCCAGGCGGGCCAGCGACTGCGCGTTCATCTCCGCCGTGAAGAAGCGGTAGGCGTCGCGCCCGGCTTCCTTGGCGCGGTACATGGCCGTGTCGGCGTATTTGATCAGGGTATCGGCATCGAGGCCGTCGTCAGGATAGATCGTGATGCCGATGCTGGACGTGACGGTGACTTCATGGCCACCGAGGTCGAACGGGCGGCGCAGCGAATCGCGGATCTTGTCCACCACGGCCAGCGCGCCCTGCGGCCCTTCCGGCAGGATCAGGATGGCGGCAAACTCGTCGCCGCCAAACCGGCCGACGGTATCGCGCACGCGCAGGCTGTCGACCAGGCGCGCCGAAAACTGGCGCAGCAGATCGTCGCCGCACGGGTGGCCAAGCGTGTCGTTGATGTTCTTGAAGCGGTCCACATCCAGGAACAGCACGCCCACCGACCAGTGATGCTCGGCGGCCTGCTCCAGCGAGCGGGTGAGCGAGGAATAGAACTGGCTGCGGTTGGGCAGGCCGGTCAGGGTATCGAAGTGGGCCAATTTGAGCAGGCGCGATTCCGATTCCTTGCGCTCGGTAATGTCGCGTGCCACTGCCACCAGAATCCAGTTGGCGCCCGAACGCAAGGTGCGGCGCTGTACCTCCACCGCCACTTCGCTGCCATCCTTGCGCATCACGGTCAGCTCCGCCATGGCGCCGCTCTGGTCACCCGAGAGCAGCTTGTCATACAGGTCCTGCAGGCGCTCGCGGTCGCTGCCGCCGACGTTGTTCGTGCCCAGCGCCAGGTAGTCATTGCGCTCGTAGCCAAACATGCGGCACGCGGTGGCATTGACGTCCACGAACAGGCCGTCGGAGCGGTCGATCAGGAAGATGGCGTCGGCGGTGACGTCCATGGCCGTACGAAAGCGCCGCAGGTCTTCGTCGAGCCGGATGCGGGCCGTCATGTCGGCCGTCAGCTGCGCATGGTGGCGCTTGATTTCGTCGTACAGCAGCAGGTTCTCGTAGGCCACCGCAATCTGGGCCGACACCGTCACCGCCACCCGTTCATCGACTTCCGAGAACGCGGCCGCGCCCAGTTTGTCGACCAGGTACAGCCAGCCATGCACCCGCTCGCGCGAGGCAATCGG
This region of Massilia sp. PAMC28688 genomic DNA includes:
- a CDS encoding phasin family protein; its protein translation is MYPFSPSVTPAVRTHLDAQVSFFNDFSKSLSRSFQHLCELNMQLGQTMLEESTIASHQLLTMQSPTDAIAVTAARAQPATDKLRAYQQHMSRAVADTQVELARVTEQHVQETGRTARELADQVARTASEEKDRSLREQQESMKNFRDPFEHQRGNGAHAHGNMQSSSASVQVDGQFDGQHASFQGNVQGQPAHASTGKGAGKSN
- a CDS encoding EAL domain-containing protein, translating into MGALPGAIKRFASRLRVAAGSPVIAFSLLCSAAILGNLAFQLLQSRSDALKSAARSATAMVRVLEKQTSATLDAADLALRSAERAALAAQGSNADVDGTLRDHLASLPFVRALFVLDADGNMIHDSERLPGAYNLAERAYFQAHRAADAGLYIDQPFVSKHGVSTIALSRRINRPDGSFGGVAVAALEPQALRKFYEAIKLGRDGVVTLARKDGVLMLRVPEAGTDTRPAPLTRLIAESAARSEGSYLARSTIDGIERQFHFRHVERQPLVLVLGVSTDETLASWRRASIAYVAVSLGFLLLVLWLSRLTFKELKARHALNQALEESGRELRAAQRLAKIGSWRLEYDTGREYWSEEMYRVMGLEPAATPPSMAQFNAMLHPDDVPEIYHGDPTVQEWSQELRSNPALGPIRYFHSRASLVKGADGRPTALLGTLQDITEQRLAQDKLRLSARVFEHTGDGIVVTDAANMIVAVNAAFERIMGYTEAEVLGQSALMLHADVDNSALAGTLWHSLQNQGQWRGEIRSRRKNGQLFPQWLNMSAISSERGEVEGYVGVFSDLSAIRSATEQLQFMNNHDPLTRLPNRSLLNDRLQQAIDGAGPEQRQLAVLLMNVDRLKRINEGIGHDAGDLLLREIGERLRTRIEPGDTLARLGSDEFVLLMTHLDDLDDVNACAQQLLELVAQPVHALGHELTVTASIGIALYPGDGTTPVDLIKNADTALAHVKESGRNSFRYYTGQMNIRALHWMSLEHRLRGAQARGELALHYQPQMDLASGHLCGMEALIRWNNETLGNVSPAEFIPLAEDTGLIVQIGEWVIRTACAQSRAWRDAGLAPVPIAVNVSGHQIMLGNVPALIADALAVNGLEPSALGIELTESVLMSEADTAMRQIDQLRAMGITVALDDFGTGYSSLSYLSRFALDKIKIDQCLVRHITDDVKSLAIARATIGLAHGLGLTVVAEGVETQEQLALLRDEHCDDIQGYLYSRPVAGEAAATFLARAATPRT
- a CDS encoding EAL domain-containing protein — translated: MSARILIIEDNPTNMELMVYLLTAFGYTPLMAIDGTSGVEAARETRPDLIICDVHLPKLDGYGVVGALKADPALAHIPVLAVTALAMVGDRERLLEAGFDGYIGKPIEPDTFVTELENFLTSRSGATPAPPAPEPRRATILIVDDHVLNREFLITLLGYGGHRLVEASNGVEGLAMVRKERPDLVISDILMPNMDGYEFVTRMQGDPATADIPVIFYTATYREREAHNMAEACGVRWVLGKPSDPDEILRTVHEALGMNEPKALPAMASAAVDASPMSLIENTVAEYLDEVESSSQGLSRMASDNDGDAAVPSHGLADMTGRLSSSLSSLQAVSLRLTSLIELGIELGAERDPAALIEIGCRVAQNVSVAKFACIGVMEEGADELSYFSSCGDNRQARVVSSSPRAGVLNTLLEKRQPVRMENEGGDPRALGLPQSHPPVHSFLGVPIASRERVHGWLYLVDKLGAAAFSEVDERVAVTVSAQIAVAYENLLLYDEIKRHHAQLTADMTARIRLDEDLRRFRTAMDVTADAIFLIDRSDGLFVDVNATACRMFGYERNDYLALGTNNVGGSDRERLQDLYDKLLSGDQSGAMAELTVMRKDGSEVAVEVQRRTLRSGANWILVAVARDITERKESESRLLKLAHFDTLTGLPNRSQFYSSLTRSLEQAAEHHWSVGVLFLDVDRFKNINDTLGHPCGDDLLRQFSARLVDSLRVRDTVGRFGGDEFAAILILPEGPQGALAVVDKIRDSLRRPFDLGGHEVTVTSSIGITIYPDDGLDADTLIKYADTAMYRAKEAGRDAYRFFTAEMNAQSLARLDLENALRRAIDNKEFVLYLQPKVHIGSGRISGAEALIRWQRPGHGMVSPALFIPVLEETGLIVPVGTWVLNEACRLISKWGKSKVGPVHLSVNVSGVQFFLGGLEEEVLRALKVHEIAPELLELELTESSLMSNAEDTIAVLRNLKALGIKISIDDFGTGYSSLAYLKRFPIDKLKIDIAFVREVTSNPDDAAIVLAIINMAHSLKLQVIAEGVERDAQLAYLRRHGCDEMQGYYFSKPVSEDDFVAMLGDGKALAAPVDESSLAQQTLLIVDDDAFMLDVLTDFLSQDGYRILTAQTAAEGFDILARNKVHVILCDQCMPTMSGTEFMERVKNLCPDTFRIMLSAYADLAPIMAAINHGAIDRFYTKPWKGAVLRENIREGFRLHSQLHGDGNSLGTGRNLIQ